A genome region from Manis javanica isolate MJ-LG chromosome 3, MJ_LKY, whole genome shotgun sequence includes the following:
- the TMIE gene encoding transmembrane inner ear expressed protein: MGAGGPGTRHRGRISDAHSHAACDQIATAEGRRAWASPRANPASGIAPFPGPAAEPSVTMAQHWRGAEPRWSLGGAVLGVCLAGVAGQLVEPSTAPPKPKPPPLTKETVVFWDMRLWHVVGIFSLFVLSIIITLCCVFNCRVPRTRKEIEARYLQRKAAKMYTDKLETVPPLNELTEIPGEDKKKKKKKDSVDTVAIKVEEDEMNEAKKKKGKK; this comes from the exons ATGGGGGCGGGCGGCCCAGGAACCAGACACCGAGGACGAATAAGTGATGCTCACTCGCACGCAGCCTGCGACCAGATCGCCACCGCCGAAGGCCGGCGGGCCTGGGCCAGTCCCAGGGCCAACCCGGCCAGCGGCATCGCTCCGTTCCCCGGACCTGCTGCCGAGCCGAGCGTGACGATGGCGCAGCACTGGCGAGGCGCGGAGCCCCGCTGGTCACTGGGCGGCGCCGTGCTGGGGGTTTGTCTCGCGGGGGTCGCCGGGCAGCTGGTGGAG CCCAGCACGGCCCCGCCCAAGCCTAAGCCGCCCCCGCTGACCAAGGAGACCGTGGTGTTCTGGGACATGCGCCTGTGGCACGTGGTGGGCATCTTCTCACTCTTCGTGTTGTCCATCA TAATCACTCTATGCTGTGTCTTCAACTGTCGCGTGCCACGGACCCGGAAGGAGATTGAAGCCCGGTACCTGCAGCGAAAGGCAGCCAAGATGTACACAGACAAACTGGAGACTGTGCCCCCACTCAATGAGCTCACAGAAATCCCTGGAG AggataagaagaagaagaagaagaaggacaGTGTGGATACAGTGGCCATCAAGGTAGAGGAAGATGAGATGAATGAGgccaagaagaaaaaaggaaagaaatga